The following coding sequences lie in one Bacillota bacterium genomic window:
- a CDS encoding HEPN domain-containing protein: MSDELWRLWFQRAKSNLARAELGRQNSDILYEDLCFDAQQAVEKSLKGIMAFLEMDTPKTHSIGYLLKLIEESGKVQVPERLKEAAILTDYAVTTRYPGDWEPIDEAEYKRAVSLAQEVYRWALSLTNQDGEK; the protein is encoded by the coding sequence ATGAGCGATGAACTATGGCGCCTGTGGTTCCAAAGAGCAAAAAGTAACCTCGCAAGGGCAGAACTTGGCAGGCAAAACTCAGATATTCTCTACGAAGATCTTTGCTTTGATGCCCAGCAGGCAGTTGAAAAGTCCCTTAAAGGTATAATGGCATTCCTGGAAATGGATACCCCGAAAACCCATTCTATTGGGTACCTTTTGAAGTTAATTGAAGAGTCCGGGAAAGTTCAGGTTCCCGAAAGACTTAAAGAAGCCGCGATTCTTACTGATTACGCTGTAACAACCCGTTACCCGGGAGACTGGGAACCAATAGATGAAGCTGAATACAAACGGGCAGTCTCGCTGGCCCAAGAAGTTTACCGGTGGGCGTTATCCCTCACCAACCAGGATGGAGAAAAATAA
- a CDS encoding nucleotidyltransferase domain-containing protein, with translation MEEVLNLVVEKIVKTVNPDKIILFGSRSRGQEGSYSDYDLLVLKRGINNRRALAHQIYRILVDVPAAVDILVETPEKIERYRNSRGFVYAEAARGRVVYER, from the coding sequence GTGGAAGAAGTACTTAATTTAGTAGTCGAAAAGATAGTGAAGACTGTAAACCCCGATAAAATTATTCTTTTTGGATCTAGGAGCAGGGGGCAGGAAGGATCGTATAGTGATTATGATCTTTTGGTGCTAAAGCGAGGAATAAATAATCGCCGCGCTTTAGCCCACCAGATCTATAGAATCCTGGTCGATGTTCCAGCTGCCGTGGACATACTTGTAGAAACCCCGGAAAAAATAGAAAGGTACCGTAATTCACGAGGGTTCGTGTATGCTGAGGCCGCAAGAGGGCGGGTAGTTTATGAGCGATGA